The Streptomyces seoulensis genome contains a region encoding:
- a CDS encoding phage tail protein: protein MTDNIFATSVFFRLAIGGNDLGAFHTCSGMGAQVEMETYAEGGNNGFTWQLPGRVTWSNITLTRPVTADTAKIGRWLDETLRRVEPKDGEIVALRPDLSRIIGWQVYGIVPVRWQGPSFDPASSQAAVETLEIAHEGLVPS from the coding sequence ATGACGGACAACATCTTCGCCACGAGCGTGTTCTTCCGCCTCGCCATCGGCGGCAACGACCTCGGCGCCTTCCACACGTGTTCCGGCATGGGCGCGCAGGTCGAGATGGAGACGTACGCGGAGGGCGGCAACAACGGGTTCACCTGGCAGTTGCCGGGCCGGGTCACCTGGTCGAACATCACCCTGACCCGGCCGGTCACGGCCGACACGGCGAAGATCGGCCGCTGGCTGGACGAGACGCTGCGCAGGGTGGAGCCCAAGGACGGCGAGATCGTGGCGCTGCGGCCCGACCTGAGCCGGATCATCGGCTGGCAGGTGTACGGGATCGTGCCGGTGCGCTGGCAGGGCCCGTCGTTCGACCCGGCCAGCTCGCAGGCGGCGGTGGAGACGCTGGAGATCGCGCACGAGGGGCTGGTCCCCTCCTAG